The window TGTAAAAAATCCATCTTTTGCAATAAGAAAAAAGGCTTTAAAAATATTTACACTTGAAGATTATATTAAAAATAATATTATGACAGAAAAACAGTATAATATTATTTGTGAAGCTGTAAAAAATAGAGAAAATATGCTAGTTGTAGGGGGTACTTCAACAGGAAAAACTACTCTAACTAATGCAATTATCAATGAAATGAGTAAATATCCAAATAGATTAATAATAATTGAAGATACTCAAGAATTACAATGTAGTGCAGAAGATAGATTATTTTTAAGGTCAACAGATTACGCAACCATAAGAAGATTACTTATGGCAACTTTAAGATTAAGGCCGGACAAGATTATAATTGGAGAGATAAGAGATGGAGCAGCTTTAAATTTAATCAAAGCATGGAATACAGGACACCCGGGAGGAATTTGTACTTTACACGCAAATTCAGCTTTAGAGGGATTAGAACAACTTGAAAGCTATATTTCAGAAGTTTCTATTCAAGAACAAAAAAAGACAATATCTAAAGCTGTAAATCTAGTAATAAATATTAGAAAAATAGGTACTCAAAGGAAAATACATGAGATTATAAAAATTACTGGATTAGATGACAAAGGAAATTATCTTTATGAGAATATAAATTAGGAGGGTAGAACTATGATAATACACCCTATATGTAAAGCTTTAACTACAGATATAACAATAGCCGGTGGAGCGAGAACACCAGTTATACTAAATGGAACATTGGCAACTGTATCAATTTTATCATTACAAAGTTGGCAGTTAGGAATATTTTTTATTTTTACTCATTTTGTAATAGTTTATTTAACTAAAAAAGATCAAAAATTTTTTGATTGTTTTAAAAACTATATCAAATATGATGAATATTATGACAGTTAGGAGGGAAAATGTTTCACGAATTTGAAAGAAAAGCAAGAAAAAGTTTTACCTCTCTTTTACCTTATGAAAGTTTTTTAGAAGAGTCAGTTTTAGCAAATAAGAATAATACTCTTCAAACAAGCTTTATTTTTAGGGGATCAGATCTTGATTCTTCAACAGATGATGAATTGGAAGTTATTACAATAAGATTAAATAATGTTTTAAAAAGATTAGATGGTAACTGGGCAATATTTGTTGATACCATAAGAGAAAAAAGTAAAAAGTATAATTATAAAAAGGGAATAAATAAAATTCCTACTCGAATATTAGAAATTGAGAGAGCTAATTTTTTTAAATCAGGTCATCATTTTGAGAATAAATATATTATAACTTTTGTCTATTTTCTAAAAACTGATAACTTTAAAAAAGTAAGTAAGTTATTTTATAAAGAAACTCAAGAAGAAGAGGTAAAATCAAATATAGAGGAAGAGATAAAAGAATATAAACAAGAAATAAATAATATATATGCACTTTTCTCAACAGTTTTTAAAGAGATTAGAATTATGAGTAGTGAAGAAATGGTAACTTTTTATCATAATTGTATAAGTGATACTAAAATGGAAACAGTAAAGATTCCATCAAATAATAGACTGTTAGATAATTATATTTCAGATTGTCCATTAGTAGGAGGACTAGAGCCTAAAGCAGGAAAAGAGTATATAAATGTTATATCACTATATAATTTTCCTAATGTATCAACTCCTAGTTTATTTGATAGGTTGAATAGAATAGATGTTGAATATAGATTTTCAACAAGATATATTTCACTTGATAAAATAGATGGAAATAATATTTTAGGAAAATTTACAAGAGAATGGAACGCAAAGAAAACCTCTATAAAAAATATGATTAGAGAGATTATGACAAAAGAAAAGAAAGCAGATGATGAATTTGCTGCAAATATGGAAAGACAAGTAAAAGAAATTAAAGAAAATTTAGATGCCGATAATATAGGACTTGGTTTTTATACTTTCTGTATCATAGTAAAAGATGAAAATAAAATAGAATTAGAAAAAAAATCATCTAAGATAAAAAATATATTAAATGGTTTAGGATTTACAGCAGAAATAGAAAGCGGAAATGCACTTGACGCATATGTAGCAAGTATTCCCGGAAATATAGTGTGTAATTGTAGAAAGCCACCAATGCCAACAATAAATTTAGCTGATCTATTGCCTACCAGTTCAGTATGGGCAGGAGATGAATATAATAAACATTTGAATGAAGCCGCTTTATTATATACGCAAACTACAGGAAATACCCCTTTTAGGTTAAATTTACACTACGGAGATGTGGCTCACACTCTTATAGTGGGGCCAACTGGTGCGGGAAAATCTACATTGTTAGCAACGTTAGAAGCTCATTATACAAAATATACTAATTCTCAAGTAATAAATTTTGACAAGGGAGGGTCTACAAGAATATTAACTCAAGGAATGGAAGGTAAATTCTATGACTTGGGAGCTGATAATATTAGATTTCAACCTCTTAGAAATGTAGATAAAGAGAAAGAATGGTGTCAATCATGGATTGAAGAGATATTAACAGTAAATGAAAATGTTACATTAGATCCAATAAGAAAATCTTATATAAGTAATGCCTTAGATTCTGTAGCAAATTTACCTATTCAAAATAGAACTTTAGGAGCTTTTGTAAGTTTCTTAGGTGGACAGGATAACCACTTAAAACAAGCTTTAGCTAGTTATCATGGAGCAGGAATTTATGCTAAATATTTTGATGGAAATAGTGATTTCTTAGAGGATAATGACTTCATAACTTTTGAAATGGAGCAAATAGCAAATAATAAAAATGCTATAGTTCCTACTCTTTCTTATTTGTTCCATAAATTAGAAATTGAAAAATTTACCGGGCGGCCAACTTTATTAACTTTAGATGAGTGCTGGTTATTTTTAGATAATCCAATATTTAGTGCAAAAATTAGAGAATGGTTGAAAGTATTAAGAAAGAAAAATGTCGGTGTTATATTTGCAACTCAATCATTAGCAGATATAGCAAACTCAAACATTTTAAGTGCTGTTTTAGACTCTTGTTATTCAAGA of the Fusobacterium necrogenes genome contains:
- the trbB gene encoding P-type conjugative transfer ATPase TrbB, producing MSNVLLDTLLISFGSEINNYLKDPDVIEVYLNDDKKLWIDTLSSGRKYTGIEIDPQIAKNIIYLVASSVETEANEHNPIIDAELPGNGERFAGILPPVVKNPSFAIRKKALKIFTLEDYIKNNIMTEKQYNIICEAVKNRENMLVVGGTSTGKTTLTNAIINEMSKYPNRLIIIEDTQELQCSAEDRLFLRSTDYATIRRLLMATLRLRPDKIIIGEIRDGAALNLIKAWNTGHPGGICTLHANSALEGLEQLESYISEVSIQEQKKTISKAVNLVINIRKIGTQRKIHEIIKITGLDDKGNYLYENIN
- a CDS encoding VirB3 family type IV secretion system protein; the protein is MIIHPICKALTTDITIAGGARTPVILNGTLATVSILSLQSWQLGIFFIFTHFVIVYLTKKDQKFFDCFKNYIKYDEYYDS
- a CDS encoding VirB4 family type IV secretion/conjugal transfer ATPase; its protein translation is MFHEFERKARKSFTSLLPYESFLEESVLANKNNTLQTSFIFRGSDLDSSTDDELEVITIRLNNVLKRLDGNWAIFVDTIREKSKKYNYKKGINKIPTRILEIERANFFKSGHHFENKYIITFVYFLKTDNFKKVSKLFYKETQEEEVKSNIEEEIKEYKQEINNIYALFSTVFKEIRIMSSEEMVTFYHNCISDTKMETVKIPSNNRLLDNYISDCPLVGGLEPKAGKEYINVISLYNFPNVSTPSLFDRLNRIDVEYRFSTRYISLDKIDGNNILGKFTREWNAKKTSIKNMIREIMTKEKKADDEFAANMERQVKEIKENLDADNIGLGFYTFCIIVKDENKIELEKKSSKIKNILNGLGFTAEIESGNALDAYVASIPGNIVCNCRKPPMPTINLADLLPTSSVWAGDEYNKHLNEAALLYTQTTGNTPFRLNLHYGDVAHTLIVGPTGAGKSTLLATLEAHYTKYTNSQVINFDKGGSTRILTQGMEGKFYDLGADNIRFQPLRNVDKEKEWCQSWIEEILTVNENVTLDPIRKSYISNALDSVANLPIQNRTLGAFVSFLGGQDNHLKQALASYHGAGIYAKYFDGNSDFLEDNDFITFEMEQIANNKNAIVPTLSYLFHKLEIEKFTGRPTLLTLDECWLFLDNPIFSAKIREWLKVLRKKNVGVIFATQSLADIANSNILSAVLDSCYSRIYLPNASANEQKDLYKNFGLNETEIQILRNAIPKRQYYYKNPNGSRLFELALSGLELAYVAASSPEDQNMCKQLANLPVEEFNINWLNYKGYDGKIILENLKNEVLENE